The sequence AAGGGCCGGACGATGTACGTCGTCCCGTTCTGCATGGGTCCGCTCGGCTCCCCGCTGTCCGCGATCGGCGTGGAGATCACCGACTCCGCCTATGTCGCCGTCTCCATGCGCACGATGACGCGCATGGGCCAGGCCGTCCTGGACGAGCTGGGCGACAGCGGCTTCTTCGTCAAGGCTGTGCACTCGCTCGGCGCCCCGCTGGAGCCCGGCCAGGCGGACGTCCCCTGGCCGTGCAACCGGACCAAGTACATCTCCCACTTCCCGGAGAGCCGCGAGATCTGGTCGTACGGCTCCGGCTACGGCGGCAACGCGCTGCTCGGCAAGAAGTGCTACGCCCTGCGTATCGCCTCCGTCATGGCCCGTGACGAGGGCTGGCTGGCCGAGCACATGCTGATCCTCAAGCTGACCCCGCCGCAGGGCGAGTCCAAGTACGTCGCCGCCGCCTTCCCGAGCGCCTGCGGCAAGACCAACCTCGCCATGCTGGAGCCCACGGTCTCCGGCTGGACCGTGGAGACCATCGGCGACGACATCGCCTGGATGCGGTTCGGCGAGGACGGCCGGCTGTACGCGATCAACCCCGAGGCCGGCTTCTTCGGCGTCGCGCCCGGCACCGGTGAGCACACCAACGCCAACGCGATGAAGACGCTGTGGGGCAACGCGGTCTTCACCAACGTCGCGCTCACCGACGACGGCGACGTGTGGTGGGAGGGCATGACCGAGGAACAGCCCGCCCACCTCACCGACTGGAAGGGCAACGCCTGGACGCCCGCGTCCGAGACGCCGGCCGCCCACCCCAACGCCCGCTTCACCGTCCCGGCCTCCCAGTGCCCGATCATCGCGCCGGAGTGGGAGGACCCGAAGGGCGTGCCGATCTCGGCGATCCTCTTCGGCGGCCGCCGCGCCACCGCGGTGCCGCTGGTGACGGAGTCCTTCGACTGGAACCACGGCGTCTTCCTCGGCGCCAACGTGGCCTCCGAGAAGACCGCCGCCGCCGAGGGCAAGGTCGGCGAGCTGCGCCGCGACCCGTTCGCGATGCTGCCGTTCTGCGGCTACAACATGGGCGACTACATGGCCCATTGGATCGACGTGGCCAAGGACAAGGACCAGTCCAAGCTGCCGAAGATCTACTACGTCAACTGGTTCCGGAAGAACGACCAGGGCAAGTTCGTCTGGCCCGGCTTCGGTGAGAACAGCCGCGTCCTGAAGTGGATCGTGGACCGGCTGGACGGCAGGGCCGAGGGCGTCGAGACCCCGATCGGCGTGCTGCCGGCCAAGGGCGCGCTGGACACCAACGGTCTCGAACTGTCCGAATCCGACCTGGACTTCCTGCTCACGGTCGACAAGGACGTCTGGCGCGAGGAGGCGGCCCTCGTCCCCGAGCACCTCAACACCTTCGGCGACCACACCCCGAAGGAGCTGTGGGACCAGTACCGCGCGCTGGTCGAGCGCCTGGGCTGAGGCCCGCAGAAAGACTCCACGGCCGGTTGGGATGCCCTGACCAGCGATCGTCACGGCCGGCCGTGGTGACACCGTCGAGGGCCCCGCACAACGGCGTGCGGGGCCCTCGTCCACTTCTGTAGGCCGGCTTCCCGTCCTGTGCGGCCCGCTCGATCTGTGACCAGGTGACCTGCTCGGAAGTCGGCCGAGGCCGACGCGGTGTATGGCGCCCGGTCCGCGCGTCGCTGCGGTGCACGCGGACCGGGGCCGATCATGGGACCCCGGGAACGGGGTCAGTGGGCCGTGCTCAGTTCCTTCGGCTCGGCCAGTGCCGCGGCGTGCGCGTCCATCCGCTCGGCGGCGAGGATGGCCGCCGTGGTGTCCGCCCGGGAGGCGGCGACGACCAGTGCGCGGCCCGCGAGCGCGTGGGCCCGCCGGTGCAGGGAGTCGGGTGCGCCGGCGGCGGCCGGCGCCGCCCGCAGCGGGGTGCGTCCGCCCCGCAGCCGGGCCACGTCACCGGCGAGCCGCTCGGCGGCCGTGTCCAGGTCGTCCGAGGGGGCGAGGGCGCGCAGCTCGTCGGTGACGGCGAGCAGTGCGGCGAGGTGCCCGGCGAGCTGGATGTCCAGCTCCTCCTCGCGTGACCGGTGGGGAAAGTCGGACGGGGTGCCGGCCATCGTGGTGTGGACCGACTTGGTGCGGATCGGTTCGTACATGGGGATGGCCTCCTGTGCTCTGACAGGAAGCCATCCTAGCTTGGATTTCGTCTAAAGTTGAGTCGTGTCACGGATTGCGGTCCGTCGGTCTCCGTCCGCTACGGCTGGCCGTAGCCGTCCAGGAAGGTCCCGATCCGGGTCACCGCGTCCCGCAGATCGCCGACGCTCGGCAATGTCACCACACGGAAGTGATCGGGCTCGGGCCAGTTGAAGCCGGTGCCCTGGACGACCATGATCTTCTCCTGGCGCAGCAGGTCCAGGACCATCCGCCGGTCGTCCTTGACCTGGAAGACCTGCGGGTCGAGGCGCGGGAACAGATACAGCGCTCCCTTGGGCCGTACGCAGCTGACTCCCGGAATCTGGGTGAGCAGTTCGTAGGCGACGTCCATCTGCTCCTTCAGTCGCCCGCCCGGCAGCACCAGGTCGTTGATCGACTGGCGTCCGCTGAGCGCGGCGACCACGCCGTGCTGTCCCGGCATGTTCGCGCACAGCCGCATGTTCGCGAGGATCGTCAGGCCCTCGAGGTAGGAGTCGGCGTGGGCGCGCGGGCCGGAGACCGACATCCAGCCGACCCGGTAGCCGGCCACCCGGTACGCCTTGGACATGCCGTTGAAGGTCAGCGTCAGCAGGTCGGGAGCCACGGCCGCCGTGGGCGTGTGCGTGGCGCCGTCGTAGAGGATCTTGTCGTAGATCTCGTCGGAGCAGACCAGCAGATTGTGCCGGCGGGCGATGTCGGTCAGACCCCGGAGCATCGCCTCGTCGTAGACGGCGCCCGTGGGGTTGTTCGGGTTGATGATGACGATCGCCTTGGTGCGGTCGGTGACCTTGCGCTCGACGTCGGCGAGGTCGGGCATCCAGTCGGACTGCTCGTCGCAGCGGTAGTGGACGGCCGTGCCGCCGGAGAGGGAGACGGCCGCCGTCCACAGCGGGTAGTCGGGGGCCGGTACGAGCACCTCGTCGCCGTCGTCCAGCAGGCCCTGCATCGCCATCACGATCAGCTCGGAGACGCCGTTGCCGATGAAGACGTGCTCGACGTCCGTCTCGATGCCGATGGTCTGGTTGTGCATCACGACCGCGCGGCGGGCGGCCAGCAGACCCTTCGCGTCGCCGTAGCCGTGCGCCGTCGAGACGTTGCGGAGGATGTCCTCCAGGATCTCCGGCGGGCACTCGAAGCCGAAGGCGGCGGGGTTGCCGGTGTTGAGCTTCAGGATGCGGTGACCGGCCGCCTCCAGCCTCATCGCCTCCTCGAGAACCGGGCCCCGGATCTCGTAACAGACGTTGGCGAGCTTGGTCGACTGGATCACCTGCATGCCCGCGAGCTTACGGCCCGGTCACGCCCCATGGGTCGTGTTTTCCGCCACGCGAGACTCGAAGGTTTGCGTCGTTATCGCCGGTAGCTGTCACAGGAGTCACACACGTCTCTACAATTCCCGGCCATGTCCACCGAACGCGAGCTCGGGCCGGAGACGCACGGCGCACACGGACCGGCCGGTGCGGCCGGAGGTCCGCCGAGCGTGTACCACCCGCAGACGGCCGCGGTCCCCTCGTACGAGGAGTACGCCGACCCCGCCGCCGCCCACGGCTGGCAGAACGCGTACGACGAGACGCGCGAGCTGCCCGCCGTACCCTCGGCCGGCGGCCCCGGCGAGGCCTTCGCCGAGGCGTCCGGCCGGGCCGACCGCAGGCGACGGCGGAAGCGGGGCGGGCGCCGCCGGGCGACCGTCGTCGCGGGCGTGCTCGGCGTGGTCTGCGCGGGCGCGGTCGTCACCGTCCTGCTGGCTTCGGGGCCCTCGGCCACGCCGCGCTCCGGCGACCGGCAGCGCACCTTCGGCGGCGCACCGGGCGGGGCGAGTGCCGGCCCGGCCGCCGCTTCCCCGGTCGCGACGGGCGGAGCCGGACGGGACGCCGTCACGTCCACCGCGTCCCCGTCGGCCGGCGCCTCCGCGTCCGGTACCGGCGCGCCGTCGGTCTCGACCACCGGTTCCCCGCCCGGCACGGCTCCCTCGGCCCCCGCCGCGACGGCCCCCGGCACCAGCGTCTCGACCCCCTTCCAGCCCGGCGGCCAGGGCAGAGGACGGGGACATGCGAAGAGGCCCAAGTAGCGGCACGCGGCGGTAACTTGGGTTCGCCGAGGGAAGGGCGGGCATGGAGTTCTCGCTGTTGAACGACGAGCCGGTGACCGAGCCGGACGCCGATCTGCTGGGCGCCGGCCGGGCCGCCCGGGAACTGGCCCGGCTGCTGCACGACTCCCGTACGTCGACCCCCTTCACGCTGGCGGTCGACGCCGGGTGGGGGATGGGCAAGAGCTCTCTGATGCGGCTGGTCGAGGCGGAGCTGCGGCTGCGGAAGGACACGGTGGCCGTCTGGTACAACGCGTGGACCTCGACCGGGCCGGACGCGTTGGAGGGGCTGATCAAGTCCGTCCTGATGCGGTTCGACCGGCGGGTGCTGCGGCGTGCGCTGAACCGGCTGGCCGAGCGGCGCACGCTGATCACGGCGGCCCGTACGGTGGCCGCCGTGGCGGCGGCCCCGCTCGGGGTGGCCGGGCTGGTGGACCGGTTGTGGCGGGAGCTGTCGGCCGATCCCACGTCCCGCAACGCGATGCGGGACTCGCTGCGCGAACTGGCCGCGGAGTGGGCCGAGTCGACGGCGTACGAGCCCCGGCGGCTGCTCGTCGTCTTCATCGACGACCTCGACCGCTGCTCGGAGGAGACCGTGCTCGCGGTGTGCGAGGCGGTCAAGGTCTACCTCGACGTGCCGGGCCTGGCCTTCGTCATCGGCTGCGACCGCTCGGCCCTCGGCCCCTCGGGCCTGCTTCGGGACCTGTCACCGGCCGGGTCGGCGTTCATGGAGAAGATCTTCCAGACGAGCTACCGGTTACCGGGGCCGAGTCCGGACGACGTCGAGGCCTACGTCCACCGGTGCGCGCTGCGTTCGGGTCTGCGCGAGCTGCTGGACGACGATCTGGTCAAGCTGATCGCCGAGCGCTCCGCCCGCAACCCGCGCCGGATCAAACGGCTCATCAACGGCTTCGGGCTGGAGTACGGGCTGAACCCGGTGTGGGCCCGGTTCGCCCCGGAAGCGGTGATCAGGACGCTGCTGCTGCAGCACCTCTACGCCGATTTCTACCGGACCCTGCTCGCGGGCGACCGGAATCACCCGGACGCGGCCCGGGAGTTCCTCGACTACCGCAGGGCCCGCAGGGTGCTGAGCAGCCCGTCGGACACGCCGGATGCGGAGGACTGGGGGATCACGGTCTCCTGCGTCTCGGGGCACGGGCTGACCGCGCCGCCGCGGGACCGGCCCGAGGAGTGGGGGCCGTTGCTGGCCCGGCTGGAGGAGTATCTGCCCACCGGTTTCCCGGCGCTGGAGCGGGACCCGAGGTTCGTGACGCTCGTGCAGGAGCTGATGGCCATGGCCGACGCCGATGAGCTGGTGCGCCAGCTCCAGTACGGTGCCGCGCCGGTCACGTCCGTGTATCCCGGCGATGAGCGCGACATCACCTACGACGGGACCCGCGCACGCTCGACTCCCTATGAGGGCGCACATGTGCTGTGGGTGGACGACCACCCGGAGAACAACAGCAGTGAAGCGGGACGCCTGGAGGCGCTGGGCGCACGGGTGTGGATCGCCCGGGACGCCCGGGAGGCCGAGCAGGTCCTCGGCGCCGTCCGGGTCGACCTGCTCCTCTCGGACGTGGCGCGGGGGTGGCGGAGCGAGGCCGGACTCGACGCCCTGCGCCGCTGGCGCGACAGCGGGCGCTACCAGGGTCCCGTCGTCTTCTTCTGCGGGCGGATCACCCCGGACCGCCAGGCGCGGTGCCGGGAACTCGGGGCGCACATCACCCTGTCCAGCGCGGAGTTGACCGTCCTGACCGACAGCCTGTTGCTCGCGGCTCTCGCGGCCCGCTCGGCGGACTAGTCGCATACAACTCCTTGCCCGGACACCCCTCACACTCCACAATGCTCATGACAAATGAGCGGGCGGCCGGAAGTCTTCCGGTCGCCCAAGTCATAAGAGGGGACCCCCACATGAACAAGCCTCTCCTTGCCGTGCTCTCCTCCCTGGCCCTAGCCGGGGTGGGCGCTGCCCCCGCGGTCGCCGCGCCGCAGGCGAAGGCCCCGAGAGCGACCGTCGACTTCGCCGGCACCGTCTCGCTCAGCAACTGCTCCGGCTCGGTCATCCGCTTCCCCAACTCCGCCGACAGCGACCCCGCGCTCGTCATGACCAACGGCCACTGCCTGGAGACCGGTTTCCCGTCCCCGGGCGAGGTCATCACCGGCCAGTCCTCCAGCCGCAGCTTCGGCCTGCTGAACTCCTCCGGCAGCAGGATCGCCACGCTCCGCGCCAACCAGGTCGTCTACTCGACCATGACCGACACGGACGTCACGATCTACCGGCTGACCACCACGTACGCGCAGATCAAGAGCTCGTACGGGATCAACGCGCTCACGGTCAGCGACAGCCACCCCGTCGCCGGCACCTCCATCAAGGTCGTCTCCGGCTACTGGAAGCGGACCTACAGCTGCAGCATCGACGGGTTCGTGTACCGGCTGAAGGAGGGCGACTGGACCTGGAAGGACTCGGTCCGTTACACCTCCTCCTGCAACACCATCGGCGGCACCTCCGGCTCCCCGGTGATCGACACCGCCAGCGGCAAGGTCGTGGCCGTCAACAACACCGGCAACGAGGACGGCGAGACCTGCACGGAGAACAACCCGTGCGAGGTGGACGAGAGCGGCAAGGTCACCGTCCGCCAGGGCATCAACTACGCCGAGGAGACCTACACCATCCCGGCCTGCTTCACCACCGGCAACAAGCTGAACCTCGACGCGTCCGGCTGCACCCTGCCCAAGCCGTGATCCGGGCTCAGCGGTCGGTCCGGCGGACCGACCGCCCGGCCAGCACATCCGTGCGCCGGCCGTCCTCGATCACGAAGCGGCCGTCGACCAGGACGTACGGGATCCCCGTCGGCAGCCCGCGCGGCTCGGCGAACGTGGCGCCGGCCGCGACCGTGACCGGATCGAACAGGACCAGGTCGGCCCGGTAGCCCTCGCGCACCAGCCCGCGGTCCGGCAGACGCAGCCGGGCCGCGGGCCGCGCGGTGAGATGGGCGACGCACTCCTCCAGGGAGAGGAGACCCGACTCCCGTACGTAGTGGCCCAGATAGTGAGGGAACGTGCCGTACGCGCGCGGGTGCGGCTTGGCGCCCTGAAGGATGCCGTCGGAGCCGCCGGTGTGGGTGGGGTGCCGCATGATCGCGCGGACGTTCTCCTCGTGGCCGACGTGCTGGAGGATCGTCGGGCCGAGCCGGTCCTCGGTCAGCAGCCGCCGCGCCACCGTCCACGGGCTCTCGCCGCGCAGGTGAGCCGACTCCTGGACGGTACGGCCCACGAAGTCGCCGAGGGCCGGGTCGCTCACGCCGGAGATCTCGATCGTCTCCCACTCCACCGGCACGCCGTGGCAGCCGTCGGAGCCGCTCACCTCCAGGTCGTGCCGGATGCGTTCGGCGGTCGCCGGGTCGGCGAGACGGGCCAGGATCTCCTGGGGGCCGCCCTCGCTCGCCCAGCTCGGCAGCAGCGCGGCCAGGGTGGTGCAGCCGGGGGTGTACGGGTAGGTGTCCAGCGTGATGTCCGCGCCCGAGTCCAGCGCCTGGTCGAGGAGGGCGAGGAGTTCGGGTGCGCGGCCCTTGTTCACGCCGAAGTTCATGGTGGCGTGGGCGAGATGGAGCGGGCAGCCGGCCTCCCGGGTCAGGGCGACCATCTCGGCGTACGCCTCCAGGGCGCCGGCGCCGTAGGAGCGGTGGTGCGGGCAGTAGTAGCCGCCGTACCGGGCCACCACCCGGCACAGTTCGGTGAGTTCGGCGTCCTCGGCGTACATGCCGGGCGTGTAGGTGAGCCCGGAGGACAGCCCGACCGCGCCCTGTTCGAGCCCCTCGGCCACCAGCTGCCGCATCCGGTCCAGCTCCGCGGGCGTCGCCGGGCGGTCCGCCCAGCCGACGACCAGCGCGCGGACCGTGCCCTGCGGGATCAGATAGGCGGCGTTGACCGCGATGCCCCCGTCCAGGCGGTCGAGGTACTCGCCGACCGTGCGCCAGTCGAACTCGATGCCGTCCCCGTACCCGTTCCAGCCGGTGATCGCCCGGCGGACCTCCTCCAGGGTGCGGTCGTCCACCGGCGCGTACGACAGCCCGTCCTGGCCGATGACTTCGAGGGTGACTCCCTGGGCCGCCTTCGCGCTGTGGTCGGGGTCGTGCAGGAGGGCCAGGTCGGAGTGGGCGTGCATGTCGATGAAGCCGGGGGAGAGGACCAGGCCTTCCGCGTCCAGCTCGCGCATGGCGCGCGGGCGCAGGCAGCCGGCCGCCGCGGCCTCCCTGACGATCGAGACGACACGGCCGCCGTCGACCACCACATCGGCCCGGTACGACGGCTCCCCGCTGCCGTCGACCACGTCGGCGTCCCGGATGACCAGGTCCTCCACGAAAGGCTCCCTAGAAGTAGGTGCGGATGTAGTCGACGACCGTCCCGTCCGCCTCGGCCACCGGGATCAGCTGCCACTTGTCGAAGGACGTGCACGGGTGGGACAGGCCGAAGCCGACCCAGTCGCCGACCTCGACGTCCGCGTCCGGCGCGGTGCCCAGCCACAGGTGCTGGTCGGACAGGGCGGTCACCTCGATCCCGGTCGCCGGGTGCTCCGTGCCGTCCCGGCGTACCACCTGGACGACGGGCAGGTCCAGGTCGTAGGCGGCGTCCCGCTTGCCCGCGTTGACGAAGGCCTGGTCGGCCGAGGGGCGGGAGACGACCTGGGCCCACAGCCGGAACGCGGGCTCCAGGGCACCCTCCTCGGGGACCCGGTTGAACGGGGTGAGCCTCCTGTAGTGCACGTCGTCGTGCGAGACGTAGGCGCCCGAGCGGAGCAGCTTCAGGACCGGGCGGGAGAGTTCGGGGATCCGGGCGAAGACGTCGGCCACCGAGTCGAACCACTCGCTGCCGCCCGCGCTCACCATGATCTCCTCGGCCCCGGCGAACCGCCCCGCCCTGTCGAACTCGGCGGCGAGCGCGACCAGCCGGGTCAGCCACTCCCGCACGCGCTCCGGGTCGGCGCCGGGCACCTGGGCCTCGTAACCCGCCACGCCCACCAGCCGCAGCGTCCGTGTGCGGGCCACCGCGTCCGCGACCGCCCGCGCGTCCGCCTCCGTGCGCACACCGGTCCGGGCGCCGTCGCCCGCGCCCAGCTCCACCACGACCTCCACCGGCCGGGCGGCGCCGCGCAGAGCCGCGTCCATCAGCTCCGCCCCGCGCACGGAGTCGACGTAGCAGACGAAGCGGAACTCCGGGTCGGCGGCGAGTTCGGCGGCGATCCAGCGCAGCGCGGAGGCGTCCACCACCTCATTGGCGAGGAAGATCCGCCGCACACCGAACTCCCGGGCCACCCGCACCTGATGGGGCAGGGCGAGGGTGATGCCCCAGGCGCCGTGCTCGATCTGCCGCCGGAAGAGCTGAGGGGCCATCGAGGTCTTGCCGTGCGGGGCGAAGGCCAGGCCGTGCCGGCTCATGTACGTCTCCATGAGCGCCAGGTTGTGCTCCAGGCGCTCGGCGGACAGCGCGAGGACCGGGGTCGTGAAGCCGCCGGTGAACAGGTTGCGGCGCTGGGCGGTCAGCTCGGCCACGGTCAGGCCGTCGGCGTCCGGCGGGAGTCCCTTGAAGCGGTGGTCGACGCGTTCCTCGGCCAGGCGGGTGAGCGCTGCGGTGCTCATGAGGCCCCTCTCCACCGTTGCAACATCTGCAACGGTCATTGCATGTAGTGCTATCGGTGTCTAGCATCTCGCCGACACCCGGTCAACGGCGCGGCCGCCGCCCGGACATCGACAGGAGTCATCATCGACGACGCTGCTTACGATGCCGTTCTCGCCCCCGACGCCGTCGAGGTCGTCGCGCTCGGCGAGTCCATGGTCACGTTTCTGCCCACCCGGCCGGGGCGGCTCGCGGACGTGCCCTCCTTCGAGCGCGCCATCGGCGGAGCCGAGTCCAACGTGGCCTGCGTGCTGGCCGCCGCCGGGCACACCACCCGCTGGGTCAGCCGGGTCGGCGCGGACGGCTTCGGCGACCATCTGGTGGAGACGGTCGGTTCGTACGGCGTCGACGTGTCCTTCGTGCGCCGGGATCCGGCACGCCCGACCGGCGTGTACTTCCGCACGGCGGGCGACCGTGCCACGGACCAGCACGAGGTGGCGTACTACCGGGCGGGGTCGGCGGCGTCCGCGATGTCACCGGCGCACGTGGACCTGGGGGCGGTACGCGCGGGCCGGGTACTGCACCTGTCGGGGATCACGGCGGCGTTGTCCGGGGGGTGCCTGGAACTGCTGCGCATGCTCACCGCGCCGGGCCCGTGTCGGCGCCCGGTCTCCTTCGACGTCAACTACCGGCCGGGACTGTGGCGCGACCCCGGCGGGCCCGAGGTGCTGCTGGAGCTGGCCCGGAGGTGCGAGCTGGTCTTCGTCGGAACCGACGAGGCCGAAGCGGCCTGGGGTGTCACCGGAGGGCCGGAGGCGATCCGCGCGCTGCTCCCCGAGCCGAGCGTGCTGGTGGTGAAGGAAGGTGCTCGGGGGGCAACGGCGTTCGACGGCCGTCCCGGCCGTCCAGCCGCGGGCACTTCGTGCCCGCCTGGCTTCGGGCAGTCGTGCCTCCCCCAAAGCCTCAAGGACCTGGGGGGACCCCCAGGCGGCACGGGTGGGCGCAGCGGCACCCCGCAGGCGCGGGCGAACGAAACCCGCCCCCGCCCGGCCACCGCACCGCCCGCCTTCCAACCCGCCCCCACCGTGGACGTCGTGGCGACGGTGGGCGCAGGAGACGCCTTCGCCGCCGGCTTCCTGTCCGCGACCCTGCGCGGCCTCCCCGTGAGGGAATGCCTCAGACACGGCCACCTCACGGCGGCAGCCGCCCTCACCGTCCCCGGCGACCTCGCCGCCCCTCCCGCCCGCGGCCACGCCGACCGCCTGGCAGCCCTGGACGACCAGGCATGGGGGAGACTTCGACTCGGCCCCGGCTGGACGCAAGCCGAGCAGGCCACGGAGGAGGCGATCACCCCATGAGTCAGACCGTCGACCGCGCCCTGAGCATCCTGCCGCTGCTCGCCGAGGGCCCCGCCGACCTCGGCCAGGTCGCCGACCGGCTCGGCGTGCACAAGTCCACGGCGCTGCGGCTCCTGCGCACCCTGCACGAGCACGGCCTGGTCTACCGCCAGTCCGACCAGCGCTACCGGCTCGGCGCCCGCCTCTTCGCCCTGGCCCAGGAGGCGATGGAGAACCTCGACATCCGCGAGATCGCCCACCCTCACCTCGCGCGCCTCAACGAGAGCTGCGGCCACACCGTGCACCTCGCCGTCCACGAGGAGAACGAGGTCCTCTACATCGACAAGGTGGAGAGCCGCTACCCGGTGCGCATGTACTCGCGGATCGGCAAGCCGGTCGCGATCACCGTGGCCGCCGTGGCCAAGCTGCTCCTCGCCGACCTGCCCGAACCAGAGCGCCGCGCTCTCGCGGACAAGCTCGACTACCCCCTGTACACGGCCCGTTCGACCCCCAACGCCGCCGCGTTCCTCCGGGAGCTGGAGCAGGTGCGCGAACAGGGCTGGGCCACCGACCTCGGTGGCCACGAGGAGTCGATCAACTGCGTCGCGGCGCCGATCCGCGGCGCCGACGGCCGGGTGGTCGCCGCGATGTCGGTGTCCGCGCCGAACGTCGTCGTCACCGCCGAGGAACTCCTCACCCTGCTCCCGCAGGTGCGCCGTACCGCGGACGCGATCAGCGGCGAGTACTCCGGAAGAACGCCGGTGAAGGGCACCCCCCCGATGACCGAGACGCCAGCGAAGGGCACCCCCGCATGACCGAGAAGACCGCGCTCACCCCGAAGACCCACACCACCCCGCCCGCGAAGTTCTCCCACGGCGTGAAGAAGGGCAACATCCTCCAGGTCGCCGGCCAGGTCGGCTTCCTGCCCGCAGAGGAGGGCAAGCCCCCGACGCCGGCCGGCCCCACCCTGCGCGAGCAGACCCTGCAGACCCTCGCCAACGTCCGGGCGATCCTCGAAGAGGGCGGCGCGAGCTGGGACGACGCGATGATGATCCGCGTCTACCTCACCGACGTGGACCACTTCGCCGAGATGAACGCCCTCTACAACGCCTACTTCGAGGAGCAGGGCCTCACCCAGCCGCCCGCCGCGCGCACCACGGTCTACGTCGGTCTGCCGGCCGGCCTCCTCATCGAGATCGACGCCCTCGCCGTCCTGAGCTGACGGCACCTCACTCTCTCCCGCACGTCCCGCACGGCGCGGCCCCCCCCGGGGTGCCGTGCCGCGCCCCGCCCTGCCCGAAAGCACCAATGCATTTACGAAGAGGACCCCCGTATGTCCTTTCCGCTCGCCGCAACCGCTCCCGCGACCCCACCCCACACCGGAGGCCTGCTCCTCCTCGTCGACGGCACCACGGGACTGCTCACCGTCGCCGCCATCGGCATAGTTCTGCTGCTCCTCCTGATCATCAAGGTCCGGCTGCAGCCCTTCGTCGCCCTGCTCGCCGTCTCCATAGTCGTAGGCCTGCTCGCCGGTCTCCCGGTCACCGAACTCTTCGGCACCGTCCAGCGCTCCGACGCCGTCTCCACCATCGAGTCCGGGATGGGCGGCATCCTCGGCCACGTCGCGATCATCATCGGGCTCGGCACGATGCTCGGCGCGATCCTCGAAGTCAGCGGCGGGGCCGAGGTGCTGGCCTCCCGACTGCTCGGCCTGTTCGGGGAGGAGCGAGCTCCCCTCGCCATGGGCCTGACCGGCCTGATCTTCGGCATCCCGGTCTTCTTCGACGTGGGCATCTTCGTCCTGGCGCCCCTCGTGTACGCGGCCGCCAGGCGCGGCGGCAAGTCGATCCTCCTCTACTGCCTGCCGCTGCTCGCCGGCCTCTCCATGACCCACGCCTTCCTGCCGCCGCACCCCGGCCCGGTCGCCGCCGCCGGACTGCTGCACGTCCAGCTCGGCTGGGTGATCCTCATGGGCATCGTCTGCGGCATCCCCGCCGTCCTCGCCGCCTGGGCGTTCTCCGCCTGGATCGGCGAGCGGATCTTCGTCGCCGTACCGCAGGACATGGTCGAGGCGGCCGAGGAGGCGAAGCGGGCCGTCGCCGCCGAGCAGCGCGCACAGGGTGTGGAACCGCGGGAGAACCCGGTGCCGTTCGGCACGGTCCTCGCCATCATCGGCACGCCGCTGCTGCTGATCCTCGCCGCGACCTTCTCCTCCATCGCCCTCGACCCGTCCCCGGGCCGCTCGGTCCTGGAGTTCTTCGGCAGCCCCTTCGTCGCCCTCACCCTCGCCCTGCTGCTCGCCTACTACCTGCTGGGCATCCGGCGCGGCTGGTCCCGCACGTCCCTGGAGGCCGTGTCGACCTCGTCCCTCAAGCCGGTCGGCAACATCCTGCTGGTGGTCGGCGCGGGCGGGGTCTTCGGCGCCGTGCTCAAGGCCAGCGGGGTCGCCCAGGCCCTGTCTGACACCTTCCACGACGTCGGCCTGCCGGTGATCGTGCTGTCGTACCTGATCTCGCTGGTGCTGCGCGTCGCCCAGGGATCGGCCACGGTCGCGATCGTCACCACCGCCGGCATCGTGGCGCCGCTGCTGACGGGAGGCCACCACTCCCAGGCATTCGTGGCCCTGGTCATCATGGCCATCTCGGCGGGCTCCATCTTCGCCTCGCACGTCAA is a genomic window of Streptomyces griseochromogenes containing:
- a CDS encoding RidA family protein — protein: MTEKTALTPKTHTTPPAKFSHGVKKGNILQVAGQVGFLPAEEGKPPTPAGPTLREQTLQTLANVRAILEEGGASWDDAMMIRVYLTDVDHFAEMNALYNAYFEEQGLTQPPAARTTVYVGLPAGLLIEIDALAVLS
- a CDS encoding amino acid deaminase gives rise to the protein MSTAALTRLAEERVDHRFKGLPPDADGLTVAELTAQRRNLFTGGFTTPVLALSAERLEHNLALMETYMSRHGLAFAPHGKTSMAPQLFRRQIEHGAWGITLALPHQVRVAREFGVRRIFLANEVVDASALRWIAAELAADPEFRFVCYVDSVRGAELMDAALRGAARPVEVVVELGAGDGARTGVRTEADARAVADAVARTRTLRLVGVAGYEAQVPGADPERVREWLTRLVALAAEFDRAGRFAGAEEIMVSAGGSEWFDSVADVFARIPELSRPVLKLLRSGAYVSHDDVHYRRLTPFNRVPEEGALEPAFRLWAQVVSRPSADQAFVNAGKRDAAYDLDLPVVQVVRRDGTEHPATGIEVTALSDQHLWLGTAPDADVEVGDWVGFGLSHPCTSFDKWQLIPVAEADGTVVDYIRTYF
- a CDS encoding N-acyl-D-amino-acid deacylase family protein; this encodes MEDLVIRDADVVDGSGEPSYRADVVVDGGRVVSIVREAAAAGCLRPRAMRELDAEGLVLSPGFIDMHAHSDLALLHDPDHSAKAAQGVTLEVIGQDGLSYAPVDDRTLEEVRRAITGWNGYGDGIEFDWRTVGEYLDRLDGGIAVNAAYLIPQGTVRALVVGWADRPATPAELDRMRQLVAEGLEQGAVGLSSGLTYTPGMYAEDAELTELCRVVARYGGYYCPHHRSYGAGALEAYAEMVALTREAGCPLHLAHATMNFGVNKGRAPELLALLDQALDSGADITLDTYPYTPGCTTLAALLPSWASEGGPQEILARLADPATAERIRHDLEVSGSDGCHGVPVEWETIEISGVSDPALGDFVGRTVQESAHLRGESPWTVARRLLTEDRLGPTILQHVGHEENVRAIMRHPTHTGGSDGILQGAKPHPRAYGTFPHYLGHYVRESGLLSLEECVAHLTARPAARLRLPDRGLVREGYRADLVLFDPVTVAAGATFAEPRGLPTGIPYVLVDGRFVIEDGRRTDVLAGRSVRRTDR
- a CDS encoding IclR family transcriptional regulator → MSQTVDRALSILPLLAEGPADLGQVADRLGVHKSTALRLLRTLHEHGLVYRQSDQRYRLGARLFALAQEAMENLDIREIAHPHLARLNESCGHTVHLAVHEENEVLYIDKVESRYPVRMYSRIGKPVAITVAAVAKLLLADLPEPERRALADKLDYPLYTARSTPNAAAFLRELEQVREQGWATDLGGHEESINCVAAPIRGADGRVVAAMSVSAPNVVVTAEELLTLLPQVRRTADAISGEYSGRTPVKGTPPMTETPAKGTPA
- a CDS encoding sugar kinase → MVTFLPTRPGRLADVPSFERAIGGAESNVACVLAAAGHTTRWVSRVGADGFGDHLVETVGSYGVDVSFVRRDPARPTGVYFRTAGDRATDQHEVAYYRAGSAASAMSPAHVDLGAVRAGRVLHLSGITAALSGGCLELLRMLTAPGPCRRPVSFDVNYRPGLWRDPGGPEVLLELARRCELVFVGTDEAEAAWGVTGGPEAIRALLPEPSVLVVKEGARGATAFDGRPGRPAAGTSCPPGFGQSCLPQSLKDLGGPPGGTGGRSGTPQARANETRPRPATAPPAFQPAPTVDVVATVGAGDAFAAGFLSATLRGLPVRECLRHGHLTAAAALTVPGDLAAPPARGHADRLAALDDQAWGRLRLGPGWTQAEQATEEAITP